Genomic DNA from Salvia miltiorrhiza cultivar Shanhuang (shh) chromosome 1, IMPLAD_Smil_shh, whole genome shotgun sequence:
ttcgatgtgcatttagggtttgtgaatgaatggtggttattcttgttttatttttaatatgcgtctcttgattatgcaaagaattatgagttttgttgcaacatgattgtaagttagtaaaacgtgatttgtccggcaGATACTAGAAGGAGTATTGTCAGTGTGATTACCTACGattgtatcttatctgtgaaatgtgaaaaatgttggacgaattgccaaatctgaaaattccagctctgaaacatctggcctgttctgaaaacgtgacagctctgagtctctgctcctctagacttaatctatgagcatgggaaaccacgtgaaaagactttggattacatccaaatggttttatttcatgaattttgGCTCAACTgttgaaaatcttaagcacaaaaagtgtgaaaaatggggatattgattataaaggtgatcacattagggaattcacttctagcggagaatcgggtctgatcgaattacttgcattactcttttgttgcgtcttaaactttgagttacttgcatgatcaagagatgtgtgttgttgataaaattttgaattgactttgtgaatgtttggatggaaatttgcattgttgaaatcaatctcttcctaggattcatatgaattttgcttgaggacaagcaaaaggctaagtgtgggagggttgatttatgcttaattgttctaattttaggggtttgcatgtgcatattttaaattaaatcttctggaaattggtgcgttttatggtttgtttgatgctttgcaggagatttgggtttatagatggaagaatgcaattttggagatttttgggctaaaaatggtgtttttagcagacatcgacatagtcagcgccaaagtcaaagtcaaagcgccaaagtcaaagtcaaagtgccaaagtcaaagtcagcgctactgcagtcagcgctgccgaatccagctccgcccattcacgccagcgctgaccattttcaactcaactcattcttgtcagcgctgaccattttcagctccgcccattcacgccagcgctgaccattttcaactcaactcattcttgtcagcgctggccatttttcaactcaattcattcttgccagcgctgaccattttcagctccgcccattcacgccagcgctgaccattttcaactcaactcattcttgtcagcgctgaccattttcagctccgcccattcacgccagcgctgaccattttcaactcaactcattcttgtcagcgctggccatttttcaactcaattcattcttgccagcgctgaccattttcagctccgcccattcacgccagcgctgaccattttcaactcaactcattcttgtcagcgctgaccattttcagctccgcccattcacgccagcgctgaccattttcaactcaactcattcttgtcagcgctggccatttttcaactcaattcattcttgccagcgctgaccattttcagctccgcccattcacgccagcgctgaccattttcaactcaactcattcttgtcagcgctggccatttttcaactcaattcattcttgccagcgctggccattttcaactcaattcataattgccagcgctggccattttcaactcaattcataactgccagcgctgaccattttcaactcagcccataaatgccagcgctgactactttcCAGCTCCGCCTATTTTGCCaacgctgactacctttcccaagcataatcataagagttcactttccagagctatgtttattctttccagcttcgcatattcttgccagcaccattactttccaactatgtttattcttgccagcgctgccgCATGTGTATCTAGCTATGCTTATTCTCATCAGagctaggtctataaatagggtttcatttctattgtaaaatctatctatcttttgctatagtttgagactccatctttgagatctcttggcatccgaaaaatagaatttattgctttcatagttctttttcatagtattgaaaattcattgtttttagttagttttcaattaagttaagtttttagttatttattggattgtgattgcgtgacacaattacacgttcaagacatttacggtatttcgtatttcaattcaatttattttcgtttaatcatgtttatgtttttagttcatgtttatgctttctttttaattatgcaatttaaattatgcactttagtttcatgcctagattagttttatttttaatttacaagtacttaatttcttaagttagattttatttaagttgttttaattctgcctagggttaataatttaattcgcctagtaattttacaatttggttttaattcagttttaagtttcagttctagattaataatcaaactctttactgctttcttttattactttttccacgatactactagaagccctttaaaactttccttgagagatgacactgggtcaacttaccatcactagaatgtccttgttatattgcaagtcaaactagaggtgttctaggttgagtcagtatcttatttgattggatAATTATGATTCGATATTCAATCTCGAGACAATATCACGTAAAAATAGTTTTGGATTATGAATATTAGCTTATCTTttaaggttcaatgaagaaggcctaaatgtaaaaaagaagagagaagtaatctcatccgttgatcttatctaatctaacggacatgatttgttcacgacatgttcaacgaattttttcgttgaacatatggggggtcgaaacccagaacccccaaaaatattgtatatgttcacgaatgttaaacgaaaaaatccgttgaacatggcgtgaacaaatcatgtccgttagattagataagatcaacgagtgaaattacttctctcttctttcttacatttaggtctttttcattgaacttaactctatatatatatatatatatatatatatatatatatatatagtgcggttatagtgagaaccacaattatcgtgagaacataagaaccaataaaattactgcatctgctatacaaattaatgcatccgctattaaatttaatgcatccgaaaaaaataatttttttgctcccttcaggattcgaacccaacacctgcatccatccaccgtagatcttgatgtatatatatatatagggagatgttcaaataagaaccactaaataaaattagaacagagaaccttTTTAAActattcgatcatcaagatctacggtggatgcatcatcttggtggatgaatgcaggtgctgggttcgaatcctgaaggaagcaaaaatattatttttttcggatgcattatgttctcacgataattgtggttctcactataaccgcactctatatatatatatatatatatatatatatatatagggagaggttcaaataagaaccactaaataaaattagaacagagaaccattttaaaccattcgatcatcaagatctacggtggatgcatcatcttggtggatgaatgcagatcctgggttcgaatcctgaagggagcaaaaaatttattattttcggatgcattaaatttaatagcgaatgcaataatttatatagtagatgcattgattttaatggttcttatgttcttacgataagtgtggttctcattataaccgcaccctatatatatatataatacatatcATACAACTGAATTTGTatgttataaataattaatcaaatcaaTTACTAGTGCATATTCAAACCACACGATCTTGAAAGTGGAGTTTTGAACTTAATATATTGGTATTTGCAATTGGAATGTATCGAACGATTAGATTTTGTAAAGGGTTTGCTGCacaaataaactaaaaaaaattataaagatgCCCAATGCAAGCAGTGGTGTGGGGCCCGATAGATAGAGTTAATTTGGGGTTATTTAGTTTGAAGCAGATTAGATTAATCTTATGgtatcttatttgattggatAATTATGATTCGATATTCAATCTCGAGACAATATCACGTAAAAATAGTCTTGGATTATGAATATTAGCTTATCttttataacaaaattaatttcgGACCTACTCAATCTCAAGTAATCTAAGACCAATTTAATCTCCACAATATATAAATTCAAGAATGCAATAGCATAAATAAGTGAAGATGGGAGAAGAAAAAAACTTCCTTTTTCGGAGTTTGTTGTTGACTCCAAGATGGGTGTAAGTTTTCCGTTTAAGTTGATTATTATATCGGAttgtaaaaaaatcaaatatttttactcGATTTGAACGATATTCGTATTTGAAATTATTCAATTCGTTTTCGATTACAAATatttgattcgattcgattcaattagtattcatatatatatatattggataCATCGATTATTAACATAAATATGTTGGATATATATAATTTTCTGTAACTACAAATCATTGATTGAACATTTAGAGTGCGttcattttggttgtaaatttatcatgggaaaatgaaggataaacaaaatttcaccctttaaatccttcatttttttttcacatttcctacttgaccattactcattcctcatgtACACTACAAAGgaagaataatattatcacaccatttttggaaggataatattatccctcctttgtagtgtaaatgaggaatgagtaagggtcaagtagtaaatgtggaaaaagaaaggaatggtttaaatggtgaaattttgtttatccttcattttcccacCACCCTTGTTATAAGATATGTATACATTCAGCCAAAATCACGTAACACGAATTCACCCAAATTCCTCCTTGAAAATTGGAATTATTAAAAAAGTTATTTGGAATAAAATACCAGCATAGAACACCTGAGCAAGTGTAAGTGGTGGAGGCCCAGAGGGTAGTTGTCGGGAGATAATTACAATAAAATGGGCCTCCCTTTGCATATGGACTATTTACATAGCATGGGCCACGTTACATTAAATGTATAATGTGCAATATTTTGTTTTTAGCAATGATTTTACAAATTTCGCATTTATAATTTCcataaattttaaaacttgGAATTGTTCTTTCCATTTGGTGGGGTGCACTTGGACAGAACGTAAGTGGTTCTGCAATCTGTGTggccacacacacacactcatgTCTCCTAATTTGACAGCTTCCAATATCACTACTTATCAGATAAGATAAGATAGAATTAGCAATTTTCCAAGTTCAAAATTTGGATcttactgttttttttttgaagtagtTTGGAGATGAGATTTAGACATTTATGTAATGGCAAAAGTAATTGTACTTTTGTAATAATGTAATTATCTTATAATTATCGGTATAATTACTTTATACTCCATTAGTCCAATTTTCACCGTCCACTTTGATTTTTCACATTCaacgaaaatataattaatattattaaaaaatatataattatatgcaATCATTCAATTTTTGCccctatttattttatttttgactaTATTAATTGAAAgacaaaatataaattgtaagttattttagtaaaaaaaaattaatataaatttaatttagaaaatgaaCTATATATTGAGatatccaaaaaaaattgggacggagggagcataTTAATTGCAAgcaatttataataaaaattgtaCATTAGTGTataatccctccgtcccagcttttagtatccatttgagagtgacactgattttaataaagtggttaggtgtgttgtgagtggaataatgGTCTCgccttttatgtgagtgttaaaataataaaagtggagtaagggtctcacatatttttactaaaaatataaattgataCTAAAATATGGgacattcaaaaaagaaaaattggatgCTAAaaattgggatggagggagtataaaataagcGGTACACATATCTAATGTTGACCCCTTTTTTTGGTTAGTTTTTAACATATCTAATTTtgacctcttttttttttgttagtttTTAACTACTTTTGTTACTCTTATAAAACAGTTGGCCCCACCCAATACCAGAAAATGTCAAACTAAATATACAAAAGCTTCCGTTATTGCAGAATATTTTAGCAGAATTTCAGCTTTCggcatttatttttaatcatattCTGGTTTATAATCTTCAATACATCCAAATCAGATGGCAGGGAAGTCGGCTTCTCTTTTTTCTTGCTTTAGTTTTAATAAACTATGTTGTGGAATCTCTAACGTCAATAATTCAATTCTGCCATTATATGTGAAACTGCTACAGCCACATCTGACATATATTCTATGGTTAtatgtttttatgtagaaacaCATTCTCTCTCGTACGCACGCATAATTGTTtatagggttaaggtacaaatccaCCCTAAATTATACACCTCTAGAGTTTATATCCTCCCATTTTTGACCTTAGCCCAAATAACACCTTCAGAGTTCATAAAAATGATGCATTCAGATGCACCATTTTTATGGACTCTAGGGGTGTGTATTTGAGCCAAGATCGAGAATGGAGGTATaagttaaattttgttttttttttcaaatttctaAGTGGCGTCGACGTGATTTCGATCCAAATAGGCGGCGGAGAGGGGATCTCCTCCCCTTACTACCTCGATCCCATTGCAATCGACGCATATTGCGCTATTTCGAGGGAGATTTTCGTCTCCTCCTCAGCTGGCAACAACAGCCCCAACGGGATGTCGGTGACCAACTTCGCGCCGTGGCTCACCACCATCGGCACCGGCACAATCGACCGCGATTTTCCCGTCGACGTCATCCTCAGTGACAACAAAAAATTCTTCGGCGTGTTCCTCTACTTCAGCGCGCCCCTCGACGACAAAATACACAATTTAATTTATCTGGGAGACGGCGACGATGGCACAACAGAAGGGGGGAAGCTGTCGGTGTCGGTACTGGAGATGCTCATTGGCACTGGTGCCGATGGAGCGGTCATGACGGGAGGTAAAATTGGAAGAGTTGGGATCGGAGCTGCAACCAAGAGTTTTTTTATGGGGGTGAAAATCGGGGTTCTGGCGAAGGCTGGCCGAAAAAGTTTTAAGGGGCGAAatccataatttaaattaaaaaaaaaattaacggaGAGATACGGCATTAACTCGTTGAGTTTAAATGCACCATTACACTATAGGGGTgaatttgtaccttaaccctgtTTATATTATCACTAGATTATTATAACCAGTGCATCGATATATATTACATGGAAACTAATAATTTCCCTTTTTCTCAAATGGTCCTAAGAAATTAATTAGATTTGACCAGGATGTTAAGTATAACATTTGTAGGGATGCTGAAGAAAGGACATCACTAAAACCTAGTAAAAACTAGAGGTGAAAATATGGTACAGTCATGTTGCTCCTGGTAATATTCCCTCCATCCCGCGAAGCTTTAGCaaaatttcttttcgacacaaatTTTAGgaaattagtattttaaaaaggtgaataaagagaaaaacttttatcataaaaaaaagtgTTCAAGCTTCGCAGGACTACCTAAAAAGAAATACTGCTCAAGCTTCGCGGGGCGAAGGAAGTAGTAATAGTTATGGACGGTTcccattttaaatattttatggaccctagataaataagaaataaagaTTATTAATTGTATAGATCTCTTGTTGTCAATTGTCATATCAAAAGAGAAAGGGGTAAGTTTGATTTTACTTTGTTCAATAGATTGGTAGTCATCTAGGGCCAGGGGTAGGGGCTCTATATGTTGACGTTGTTGTATTTTAGTAGAATATGGACCAACAAAAATAGTGGTAGTAGAGCTGCGACATGGGACCTTATTTCCACCTATGTTTCTGTGGCTTTTAACAGGAGCATCACATCTCACTTAGGAGTTAGGAGACACACCTACTTACAATTATGGCCACACACAACCTACTTACCCCTTATTTATTActccataaaataaaaaatcacacACCTAAACGGATGAATATCACTTCTTCAACTAGAAATACACCtattgattaattttgaattctTGACTATGGATGGAAAATCACATAAAAGACAGTAACTCAAAAGAACTCAgtaaaagaaacaaaagaatAGACAGCAAAGAAACAAATAGGCTTCATTTGACAAAAGTTTAGGGATTACACTATAACAAAGCTGATTTTCTAGCCTAAGAGCTAGGCTAATAATATCTACATTTGTTGACAAAAACAGTATACACGAGCATGAAAATGCTTGGCTCTGGGCATCTAATCATTCCATTCCCGAATCCAAACCAGATGAGTCAAAGTCCTGTGGCCTCTCCTTATCAACTGAATCATCACTGCTGGAGCCAAAACCACCACCCGGCGATTTCTCCGACAGAAACATGAAGCTCATATTGGTCGGACCACCGGAGACATCTCTCGTCCCACAATAGAAACCCCTGCTTCCTCCAATACTAAGTAGGTTTGGCTTGTCAATGTCATCACTGCTGCTCAACACGGGCGGCAACATCTCAAGCAGCTTCGAGTTGGGTTGGCTGTTGGTGCCATTAATGAGCATGCGGAGAGTCTCCCTAGCACCTTGTTCTAGGGCAGATTCAGAATTTGTGATGCGAGGATCCACACGATTCAGATTTAATGGAGGAATCGTGGTTGCAATGGCTGGGCCAGTACTAACTAATAATCCCGGGCCGGATGAATAGATGGGAATGTGGACAATTGGGTCACACATCAAAGGTGTAAATGTCGGGATCTGCTGAGAGGTTGCTAGACTAGTTACTAATGGATGCGGCTGAAAGCTAGGAAAATCCATAGCTGGAACTTCAGACAAGCTTGGAGATGATTTAGAGGCCAGTAGAGAAGAAAGTGGCGGCAAATGAAGAGACTCGGTTGGCATTTGGGAGTTCCAGAAAGTGTAATGCAGCGCCGAAGCAACGGGAGGACACCAGCAGTATTGAGGAGACAAATGAGATGGACCAGAGGAATGAACCTGTACTTTTGGACCACAAAGAGGGACATCCAAAGGTTTACCAAATGCATCCACAACATTTAGAACAGAAAATGAGTGAACTAAATTTGCTTTAGGAAGCTTGCCTTTGGCAAAGCCTATAGAATTCGATAGATCAGCATCGCTTGTTGAAGCAAGAAACAAGCTGTTGGGTGAAGCATTGCCGTCTCCAACTTGCATCAAATTTTCTCTGGCAGTGATATTTTTGGAGGACAAACTTTTTGGCAGGCTCGCTTCAAATGAACCAGATTTGGGATAGAAACCATCAAGATGGTTCAGGTTTGTCATTAACCCTCGGCAGCCGTAATGAAGCTCAGAAGAATCAAATGAATCATCATCTGAAGGACCGTTAGACGGCAGAACACCAATAGACTGTGCTTTACTCACTACTGATCCATGGAGATAAGCTCTGAgctgagttgcaaaggagttgaGGCGGCCATCACTTATTCCAGTTAATTCAGCCAGTGAAGGTTTTCTTATAAGCAAATCATTCATCTATAtaaacaaaaacagaaaagcATTAATTACAAATTCAGCTGTGCACATATATAAGCTCGACATATATTGTTTTACTAATCATACCTTCCTGAGCATTTCATTCCCTAAATATTGAGATTTCTCAGAgcaccaaaaataaaaaaccatATTATCAGCAATCCTGAGTAAAAATGATCTTCCAGAGTTGTCTGCAGAAATCTCttcaatctctaagctagtgcAGTGAGCCTCAGAGCTTAATGTTGCCAGTCTCTCCACAGAACCATCATCTCCATTAAATGAGACACGGAGGTCAGAAGTAGGCAGTAGTGTGAGACACAAATTCCCTCTGTCCAAGTGATAAGAAAAATAGAAGGCTCATTTAGAATGACcagcaaaaataagaaatacaagCAAACACAATTGCCACATTGGATTTCTGTGTTCCCTGGTAACAATGATAACTAGCCAAGATTTTAAAAAACTAAACTCAAACATCAATTCAATTAGAATTTCTTTCATTATGGGCATTCAAAACAGTTCTCTAGATATATGGACTAATTGTGCATTTTTCATTCCCTGTACTCGATCAGCATATAACCTAAAATCAGTAAGCTATACAGTTGAATTTGTCTAGTGAAACTATCTTCagcttcccccccccccccgggcAAATCATGATATACAATGCGTTGGCATAGATGAAGCTACCTTTACTTCCTCATAATTCAGATATCAATACACGCCGATATCCCTACAAGTCAGAGAATATTTTCACTTGGAAAGGTAAACAATATCACATTAATAACAAAAGAAAGTACCTCATGATAACTAGACATTAAGGTACAGAGACAGCATAATCTCAATAGAGAATAATCAGTTACATAATAAGCAAACACTTAGGGTGAAAACTGAAAAGTGTATGGATTGAAAGATTATCAAGAAGTTGATAGACATAAGTAGTATATTGCGGCATAATACTGAGGGCCTGAGGCAGCTTAATCAATCACATAAAAAATCAAAGGTCAACAAAGATCACATAGTATCAGATAACACAACCCATTGCAATCCAATATTATTAATATGATAACCATATTCAATAAACGCACCTCATACTTATGAACAGTCATATCAAGGTGCAAGCATCTAAGAGGATCCTTCATGCAGTTCCGTCTAGAGACAATTAAGAGATGTCTGCAGTTAATGCACAAGACAAATACGAACCCTATACAAATTTAAGGTCCAGATATGAAAATATAAGTCTACACCTTGAGCCTCTTAGTCTTAGCATGAAAAGAGTGAATTGTATGTAACTAACTGAAACAGCACTTTATGACAAGGACACATCAAATGAACACAATAATATAAAGCTTGCAGAGATCAAGATAAAAAGAGATCTAAACAAAATCTTATAATTACCGCATAAGGCAGCCACAGTGGACATAAATTGATCACAATAGAGCAGATGATGCAGTTCATAAATTCTGTATTTTGTTTGAACTTTCATGAGCATTTCGCCCCATAACCCTTTCCTAAAACTAATTACACACACATCAATAGGGATGAAGTAGCTAAATGTGTTTTGGCTCCAACAGTCTCTAATATGAGTATCTTTTTCTGATTCAAATGAACTGATGCAATTTTAACCGTAAGACTTCAATTAAGACCTATTACGACTTATTTACTTTGAAATCGTAAGTGCCTTACTGATCAATAGTATTGAATATGAAAGACATCCAATAATAAGTGAGGCAATAATTAACACTAATGATTTTATCTCATCTTCAAGCAGTAACGAGGGCATAAGTAGAAATAGAAGTAACCACCTCACTGATGTTGGACATAATACTGTTCCTTGCTTGTTGATTTTCCCCACCCGGATTGAAACGAGAGGAGCACACAAGCACCTGGCAAGCAGACCCACTTCTGATGGCTCGAAATGCTGCTTCAAGAATTACTGGTTAGCTCACTAGAACAAAAACTAATAAAAAGGGAAAGTTCTCCGAATCGGTTTATCATACATACCTCACAGAGTTGAGCCAGCAGGCGATCCTCAGCATCGCCGCCGGAGATGTTAAGTTTCAGCAAAGGCTTCAACCTCTCATCCGCGCGACAAGCCCCCATCACCTGCATGTCCAAAGCCCCAAGCCACTGCAATAAGCCATCTCCGATATCGGTCCTCTGTAGCAACAGATCTTCATCGCCGTCCCCCAGAAATATATCCGTTAACCTCCGCGAGAATGACGGATTAGCAGTCGCAGGAGTCTCAATACCGCTCGAAGATGCGTCGACGGAATCCTCGATGTCGGAGTTTTGATCCGCCGCGTCGATGCACCGATCGTCGGCGAACGGGCGTTCCCCTGATTTAACCATTTCTTTGGCAAATTATCTCCCAAATTTCGTTAAAATCAGATTACGGAAACCCTAATGGTTGCCTCCGGCTGTACGAATTcgattaatcaattaaatcttCGGAAAATGTTGATGTGAAAGCTAATCAGTCGAGAGAATATTcggaaaaaattgaaataaattccACAGACCGGTAGCCGCATTCGCTGCAAAATAGGAAAATTTCACGTTCGTTAGGATGTATATTTGTAGTGGAAAATGGAAATTACAGAAAGCGGACATGAAAATTATGATTCAATATGGTTAAATTCATAAATGAGATCCGGGGCCATTCCTACATAATTGACACCGATGCATTCATGTTGATGTACACGTCAGCATGCAAACTTGTGTTGTGTCACTGTTCGCACCTAAAAGTGGCAGAAGATCGGgtcgggccgggccgggccgggTGAGCCCGATGCTATCGTGTTCTATCTTAAAATCAGAATGGGCCTGCCGTTCCGAAACAAATAAGTCATATCGGGCCGAGTCCATCGGACTTTGTCACAAATAtcaagaaaattaagaaaaaagatATCATGTCCCCTTGgaatggcctagtggttggggtggttgcctgttatccaagaggtcacaggttctgTGGGGTGTGTGTGGGGTTTTGTACTATTTACAATGTATACATATAAACAAAGTTACAAAtagtttgaaatttaaattacaaattcaaaatatgtGAATTACTACATGTTTAATTGGCCGTCAAAGTTACAAAtagtttgaaatttaaattgcaaattcaaaatatgTGAATTACTACATGTTTAATTGGCCGTTTCAAGAGTGCTACAAACTTCAAAAGGTTCAACGTCTTCATGTGATcagtaaatttatcaaaaaattgacagaatctgtcacgCCCCAATTCCCGAAGGAAGGCACGAATGCCGAAACGTGACTAGGGgttggatttaagaagcgggaaagaaaggggataataataataataataataataataataataataataataataataataataataataataataataaatatttaataataatatatatgttcatCTCTTTTTGTTAATATTCTTAAAGAATATTAATGTATAGTAATCGTTGTTAGATAATTAAACTAAGTGTTATaacatatttaatattcaaGTCGGAAAGCTTTGCTCAGCACGCTGGTGGTTTAGAACCAGTCTACAAATACGTGCGGCTAAGCAGTCGgacatttaattacaattttaataaagcGGTAAATGATGGGGTAACCTAGTCTAGCTCGCCAAAAGGAGTTGACCGACCAGCTCACTCATGAAATTGGCatagcacaacatgatcatgagggctttggtcaagcgtccaagaggggccgactacatgcactctccatcgagcgataaataaattattgcataataataatatcatatatataatatttaactagcattttacatactcaaaatatatgacatatttttttaatataatagctAGCTATTTCAACATATTGAAGCCAACCCGCCACA
This window encodes:
- the LOC131005675 gene encoding uncharacterized protein LOC131005675 isoform X1 — its product is MVKSGERPFADDRCIDAADQNSDIEDSVDASSSGIETPATANPSFSRRLTDIFLGDGDEDLLLQRTDIGDGLLQWLGALDMQVMGACRADERLKPLLKLNISGGDAEDRLLAQLCEHFEPSEVGLLARCLCAPLVSIRVGKINKQGTVLCPTSVRGNLCLTLLPTSDLRVSFNGDDGSVERLATLSSEAHCTSLEIEEISADNSGRSFLLRIADNMVFYFWCSEKSQYLGNEMLRKMNDLLIRKPSLAELTGISDGRLNSFATQLRAYLHGSVVSKAQSIGVLPSNGPSDDDSFDSSELHYGCRGLMTNLNHLDGFYPKSGSFEASLPKSLSSKNITARENLMQVGDGNASPNSLFLASTSDADLSNSIGFAKGKLPKANLVHSFSVLNVVDAFGKPLDVPLCGPKVQVHSSGPSHLSPQYCWCPPVASALHYTFWNSQMPTESLHLPPLSSLLASKSSPSLSEVPAMDFPSFQPHPLVTSLATSQQIPTFTPLMCDPIVHIPIYSSGPGLLVSTGPAIATTIPPLNLNRVDPRITNSESALEQGARETLRMLINGTNSQPNSKLLEMLPPVLSSSDDIDKPNLLSIGGSRGFYCGTRDVSGGPTNMSFMFLSEKSPGGGFGSSSDDSVDKERPQDFDSSGLDSGME
- the LOC131005675 gene encoding uncharacterized protein LOC131005675 isoform X2, which produces MVKSGERPFADDRCIDAADQNSDIEDSVDASSSGIETPATANPSFSRRLTDIFLGDGDEDLLLQRTDIGDGLLQWLGALDMQVMGACRADERLKPLLKLNISGGDAEDRLLAQLCEHFEPSEVGLLARCLCAPLVSIRVGKINKQGTVLCPTSVRGNLCLTLLPTSDLRVSFNGDDGSVERLATLSSEAHCTSLEIEEISADNSGRSFLLRIADNMVFYFWCSEKSQYLGNEMLRKMNDLLIRKPSLAELTGISDGRLNSFATQLRAYLHGSVVSKAQSIGVLPSNGPSDDDSFDSSELHYGCRGLMTNLNHLDGFYPKSGSFEASLPKSLSSKNITARENLMQVGDGNASPNSLFLASTSDADLSNSIGFAKGSFLWSISFVSSILLVSSRCFGAALHFLELPNANRVSSFAATFFSTGL